The proteins below are encoded in one region of Metabacillus dongyingensis:
- the treR gene encoding trehalose operon repressor, producing the protein MKTNNKYLAIFQELSDRIKQGLVKVNETLPSENELAVQYETSRETIRKALNLLAQNGYIQKVKGKGSIVLDVTKMSFPVSGLVSFKELSQNLGRTSQTTVEKFGLIKPGDFIMQQLNLGARDEVWEVVRSRKIDGENIILDKDYLNRRHIPFLTKEICEDSIYRYIEEELKLKISFAKKEIVVEECTEEDYQYLDLKNFQHIVVVKNHVYLEDTSLFQYTVSRHRLDKFRFVDFARRGH; encoded by the coding sequence ATGAAAACAAACAATAAATATTTGGCGATTTTTCAGGAGTTATCAGACAGGATTAAACAAGGACTTGTAAAAGTGAATGAAACCTTGCCTTCTGAAAACGAGCTCGCTGTGCAATATGAGACTTCAAGGGAAACGATTCGCAAGGCCCTTAATCTCCTTGCCCAAAATGGGTACATTCAAAAAGTTAAAGGTAAAGGATCAATTGTTCTCGATGTAACGAAAATGAGTTTCCCTGTTTCGGGTCTCGTTAGTTTCAAAGAGCTTTCGCAGAACTTAGGACGAACCTCTCAAACAACAGTTGAGAAATTCGGCCTCATCAAGCCAGGCGATTTTATCATGCAGCAGCTGAACCTCGGTGCCCGTGACGAAGTCTGGGAGGTTGTACGCTCAAGAAAAATTGATGGCGAGAACATCATCCTTGATAAGGATTATCTCAATCGCAGGCACATTCCTTTTTTAACAAAGGAAATATGCGAAGACTCAATCTACCGCTACATTGAAGAAGAATTGAAATTAAAGATCAGCTTTGCAAAAAAAGAAATTGTTGTGGAAGAGTGCACAGAGGAAGATTATCAGTATTTGGATTTAAAAAATTTCCAGCATATTGTCGTTGTGAAAAATCACGTTTATCTGGAAGATACAAGTCTGTTTCAGTACACAGTATCACGCCACAGACTTGATAAATTCAGATTTGTTGATTTTGCGAGAAGAGGACATTAA
- a CDS encoding Ig-like domain-containing protein codes for MRKKGVFSLVAAGLLASSLSVGAVKAEGNEYELSKKSIEGQIEKPLNKGIIDSRTFNQLEKEVKGSQSYLTKSLNKMGVMSSAAASDEEYLLEKEYNDTFNTANSTSYDKPTIGQLLPLYDVDFHKVVVPVNGILLVAGAANSYAIDLAYAAVQKDFVENDKLVYLGSEYEDGVEYQAYQAKGGTYYVGVFDNDNDYYDDNTEEDLYALATAFVDNVAPNKPTVNKVDNNDKVVTGKGESGATITVKNGNTVVGSAKAASNGNFTVNMAVQKAGTKLIITAKDKAGNVSASVSVTVVDVVAPSKPTVNKVDNNDKVVTGKAEVNSTVTVKNGNTVLGTGKTPSNGSFSVTIPVQRPGAKLTITAKDGAGNVSSAASVTVGDVIAPSKPTVNKVDNNDKAVTGKAEFNSTITVKSGNTVLGTGKTPSSGSFSVTIPVQKAGAKLTITAKDGAGNVSSAATIVVVKH; via the coding sequence TTGCGCAAAAAAGGTGTTTTTTCATTAGTGGCTGCAGGTCTATTAGCTTCATCATTGTCTGTAGGTGCTGTAAAGGCTGAAGGAAACGAGTACGAACTGTCAAAGAAGAGTATTGAAGGTCAAATTGAAAAACCACTTAATAAAGGCATCATTGATTCACGCACATTTAATCAGCTTGAAAAAGAAGTAAAAGGATCTCAATCCTACTTAACAAAAAGTTTGAATAAAATGGGAGTTATGAGCAGCGCCGCTGCCAGTGATGAAGAGTATTTGCTTGAAAAGGAATACAATGATACTTTTAATACCGCAAATTCCACATCGTATGATAAGCCAACAATAGGACAATTGCTTCCTTTATATGATGTAGATTTTCATAAAGTAGTCGTACCAGTGAATGGGATTTTACTAGTAGCTGGAGCCGCTAATTCATATGCGATTGATTTAGCATATGCTGCTGTGCAAAAAGATTTTGTTGAGAATGATAAATTAGTATATTTAGGTTCTGAATATGAAGATGGAGTTGAGTACCAGGCATACCAGGCTAAGGGTGGCACATACTACGTAGGCGTTTTCGACAATGATAACGATTACTATGATGATAATACAGAAGAAGACTTATATGCACTCGCAACTGCATTCGTAGACAATGTGGCTCCAAACAAGCCAACTGTTAACAAGGTAGACAATAATGACAAAGTTGTAACCGGCAAGGGTGAATCTGGTGCCACGATTACTGTTAAAAATGGAAATACAGTAGTTGGCTCTGCTAAAGCTGCATCTAATGGTAATTTCACAGTTAATATGGCCGTTCAAAAAGCTGGCACAAAATTGATAATCACAGCTAAGGATAAGGCAGGAAATGTGAGTGCAAGTGTGTCAGTAACTGTCGTAGATGTTGTTGCTCCAAGTAAACCAACTGTTAATAAAGTTGATAATAATGACAAAGTTGTAACCGGTAAGGCGGAAGTTAACTCTACAGTTACAGTTAAAAACGGAAATACAGTGCTAGGAACGGGAAAGACACCATCTAATGGTTCTTTTTCTGTTACTATACCTGTTCAAAGACCAGGTGCGAAATTAACGATTACTGCTAAAGATGGCGCAGGAAATGTAAGCTCAGCTGCATCCGTAACAGTTGGAGATGTTATTGCACCTAGTAAACCAACTGTTAACAAGGTAGATAATAATGACAAAGCTGTAACCGGCAAGGCAGAGTTTAACTCTACAATTACGGTAAAAAGCGGAAACACAGTGCTAGGAACGGGAAAGACACCATCTAGTGGTTCTTTTTCAGTTACTATACCTGTTCAAAAAGCAGGTGCGAAATTAACGATTACAGCTAAAGACGGCGCAGGAAATGTAAGCTCAGCTGCAACTATTGTAGTAGTAAAACATTAA
- a CDS encoding alpha/beta hydrolase translates to MWIIVCSILAVLLTILAVSCFFSSMITVPRKVAYEKTYLLGVESGEINTDIFESAQKEEWFIDSFHGYQIHGMWFPVSESKKAIIIAHGITWSLFGSFKYVEMFQKRGYHVLLCDHRFHGLSGGDHTSFGYYESDDLKAWVDCLYEKLGKDAFVGILGESLGAASALQYVKKDPRVAFCISDCAFSDLTELLKTRLRIDFKVKFYPLISWTSLVTKFRYGWGFEEIKPARDLEHTKTPILFIHGKEDHFIPMKMTLDMYHLKKGIKQLYLVPKAGHAQAFLTDPKGYERKVLEFISTIEEYKESAAEMI, encoded by the coding sequence ATGTGGATTATTGTTTGTTCCATACTCGCCGTTTTATTAACTATCCTCGCTGTGTCCTGCTTTTTCAGCAGCATGATTACCGTTCCTAGAAAAGTGGCATACGAAAAAACGTATTTGCTTGGAGTAGAGAGCGGTGAAATCAATACTGATATTTTTGAAAGCGCTCAAAAAGAAGAGTGGTTTATCGACTCTTTTCATGGCTATCAAATTCACGGAATGTGGTTTCCTGTATCTGAGAGCAAAAAAGCCATCATTATCGCACATGGAATTACCTGGTCTCTGTTTGGGAGCTTCAAATATGTAGAAATGTTTCAAAAAAGGGGATATCACGTGCTCCTATGCGATCACCGTTTTCATGGTTTGAGCGGAGGAGATCACACATCTTTCGGTTATTATGAAAGTGATGACTTAAAAGCATGGGTGGACTGCCTTTATGAAAAACTGGGGAAAGATGCTTTTGTAGGGATTCTTGGGGAATCACTTGGAGCAGCTTCTGCCCTGCAATATGTAAAAAAAGATCCAAGAGTCGCGTTTTGCATCTCGGATTGTGCATTCAGCGATCTGACGGAATTGCTGAAAACAAGGCTCAGAATTGATTTTAAGGTTAAGTTTTACCCGCTGATTTCCTGGACCAGTCTTGTAACAAAGTTTCGCTACGGCTGGGGATTTGAAGAAATAAAGCCTGCCCGGGACCTTGAACATACGAAAACGCCGATTCTTTTTATTCATGGAAAAGAAGATCATTTTATCCCGATGAAAATGACGCTTGATATGTATCATTTGAAAAAGGGAATAAAGCAGCTGTATTTAGTTCCAAAAGCAGGGCATGCCCAGGCTTTTTTAACAGATCCTAAAGGATATGAGAGAAAAGTTCTGGAGTTTATTTCAACTATAGAAGAGTATAAAGAGAGTGCAGCGGAGATGATTTAA